The segment gtattaattttcctATGCTTGGGTTAGAATTTTATTCCTCAACCTGAATAGAAacaattagtttaattatacaattgaaTGTCtgtatactaaatttttttatcggtaAACTTTCTGTTCGTTATTTGAGTTGAAtgcttaaaataaactttttcacTTGCGTCATTGTtatcactatgtatatattcacatTTACCATATGACTACATTAGAGCAAAAAAGCATGCTATGATACAAGAaatgatattttcaattttgatatgAGTTTTTCATGTGATGTcagattagaaaaaaaaagtcaagattgcaaaaaaaatttacaataaggACATTGTTTGGTCCCGACAAGCTCATGATACCAATGATTAGACTCTGTGTAATCTGTATGTCTGTACACATGTGTGTAACATACATAATTGCAcacacattaaatttataagtgaaaaagattatttgttacaataatcCTTCAATGGAGGTCCGATGTATTTTAGAGTCGAGGAATAAAAGTCTCGTGGACTTTCTATAACGGATAACTGTACCTCTTCAAATACATCTGCCGATTCTGTACATAACTTAGATTTAACaatcttaaaaaatgtacatggTCTTGGTCCTTTACCGAACTCGTCTACATCGTATGGTGGACTGAGTATATCTAAAAAAGCTGCGGGACCTTGTATACATTTGATCTCGTGCAGATTCTTTTCCGATGGTGTAAGAATACAAGCGGACGAATTACTGTTAAGGGATATCGATCGATGCTTGACCGCTGTAATCTCTTCATTCGATTTAATTACATGATCATTTTTTGTCCTCATACTATAGCTGTTTAATTCTACTATACCACTGATCACCTATTACAcaaatgatacatatattataatttatacatgtataatatatatataatttatatacgttttaagtgttatacagggtgtccccaaTTTAAATGGCAAAACTTGAGGAGCGTGTAGGGGACCAAAGACAAAAAGTCCTTTAGAGATTTGCTCGTTTTTGCTCTCCTACGTTACACGCTTCCAAAGTTTTGCCATTTAAAttggggacaccctgtatacaacAATGCTTGCGTACAGCAAATGGCAATGTGTCTCCGTATATCTGATTAAATACTTGAAATGCATTTTACCTTTAACAAACCATGCATTCCAGGATGATCGTGCATAGGCAACGTGACTCCGTGTTTCAGTACGAAGATCGCGATTGTTATGTCCTTATTTTCGAATATGTCCATCACACACATAGGCGCCGACTGTCTGCCGACATAATCGAGGATATTTTTGTCGAGCTTCACATCCTCGGCGGTTATTTTGCTCATGAGACTCCACAATTTATCCAAGCTTTTCTGACAGGCCCGATCACCGAACGTTTTCATCGCCTGCTTCGCCAGAACCTCGATCGCCGATGccataatcatatatatgtctTAATCACCCACTTCTCGAGCCTATCTTACCAAAGTATTATCCGGATAGACgagtaattataaagatttttttatccgGATATATACCTGGAAAACGTATCGCAATCCAGTACGTCGCGTTTTTTTTGACAAGACTACACAACCCTAACCTCAATTGCCATATGATATAACATTGATATCAAATATTGATtgataaaagatgaaaaagcTTGATCGATTGAAAAACTTTGAAAGGACGCTACACgttacattattatgtataaacattGCTTGTATAAAGTGTAAAAATGATATCCTGTCCAAGTAGATTCCTGCAGGTCGTGTGACAGAATGTGTTTAAATTGTAATCAATCGcgtatacttaatatattatataattttcttatctatCATCTTATCTAAAGACCTTCAAGGGCCAATAATGTTTAtagctaataatttttattaaaaaaaaaaacatggtttaacaatttttttgacacAGGCATTGACCTAACACCTTCATTTAATAGTTTGCAGTTTGATATGTTTGGTGTACATTATTGGGTTTTCAAACTAATAGACATGATAAATCAATATGCAAATAGCAAAGAGATTCGAATAAATATGATcactgcaaaattaaaaagctgaGTATTCAAAActtgaaaaaggaaaattcCCAGAAgcaaaacaaaatgtaattatgttgaaaataatatacatatgtattaatataaataaataatttaattttcaaataaatctagtttaataacaaaataagtgTGTAATTCAACAACTGtgattattaaactattactataaaacttatataaataacagaggatatatataattacaaatatttaagaaactgaccttatttgataatattggaAATTATGTAGtatcaaaaagaataaattaagtttaaaattgtcaaaattcaatatattttatttaaaatatatgttataagaaaacaattttttatattctttgttaaaccagatatatttgattttatcgtGAAAATGAAGAGACCatgaaatttctttattttgtattaaaaataatatttttatttatcaattttattgacTGTTTATTATGCGAAAAATTGTCCAGGAGCCCGGCAAAATATCTCTATTCGGTAGCCAATCGCAGCGTCCAACAGACTTGTAGGACAAATGAAAATACCGCCTTAAGCGTTTTACCGCTTTAATGCGCAGGCGCATCTTGACGTATTTGAAATTCCATTCTCCAGCCAGTTTACTGTCAACGTCGTCGGCTCGGCCCGGTGGCGCTCGGCATCGTTCGACTCTGTCGGGTATGCTCGGCCACCTCGGGTAGTAGCGGCAGCGGTAGAGAGCAGAGGGCAGAGGCGGACTCGTCCACCGTCCACCGTGGTCCAGTCACCGAGTGAGAGAGCTAGGCTGGGGGCAGCGAGGTTGTACAGGCAGGGGCAGGAAAGATGGCTGCCGCGGCGAACGTTGCGCCGGAGAATCAGTACTTCTATGAGGATGTCGTCTATCGCGTCGACAAACGGGGCAACGTCATCTTCGGCATCGTCATGGAGAATGACGATCAGGACATGTCCGAGGAGAGCTCCGACAGCGAGGAGAGCCTACCGAAGCGCAAGAAGGGCGAGATACGCATGATCTGGCATCCGTCCGGCGTCGAGGAACTGGTCAACTGTAAGAAGGTACCGCGATCAATTATCTGCGTGTCGATTCAACCTGGAAGGATTCATCGATTCCCGCATCTCGTGCCTTTGTACTATTTGGCTTGTCAGTAGAAAAGGCGACGTCTTTCGTTGCGATTACGCTCGCGAGCGTTGGATTATATTGAAATCTCAGATCTGTTTTAACGACGTCTTGCACGATATTGTGCGTCGAGATTCTGACGAAGTTTCATTTCCAGGTTCACCTGGCCGATAGGACCCTCATGCCTGGAGACGTGGTACGCAGGATGATCAAAGGAAAGGACACACAGAGAGGTTACTGCAGAGACATAGAACTAACTGCGTGTGTGCAGGTCATTGGTACCAAGCAGGTACTCACAGATATCAAAAGCGAAGACCTAATCCCATTGCAGGTACATGgatgtgtacatatatctcTGCTGATGTAGTCGGTATATATTAGTTGTACACTGAAACAAACAGTTGTCATTTGTAGGAATTTGCAACAGATATGGCAGTTTGCATGGACTCTTGGGTCGGTGGCATTAGAATGACACACTTTAAATTGTGGCTGGTAACGCCGGACGGATCGCATTGCGTTATAAATGAGATGGATTCTTGCGTTCTGGGACAATTGGAAGAGACGCGAGATAACGTAAGATCAAATGACTTACTATTCATGTAAGATTCTACAGATACAAATAGCAAATATCTTTTAGGACAATGATTTTCCGCACTCTACCGAGTTCTACCCTGGGCAGAGTTTATGGGGTCCTGTTCACTGTCTGGAAGATGCGCAGTGGATTCAGTGTACAAAGGAGATGAAGGCCAAGAGAAAATTGAAACCACAAAAGATAACGAAAGTGATTGTGGAAAAAGTGGAGACTGATTGGGTCGGCGTGCATTGGCAATGTCGAGCGTATTCAAAAGACGGTGCCTGGTCCGATCAGGCACAACCGAAATTCGTGGTCGAGGGTGAAGATCTGAAAAAGCTGAAACTGCTAAATGTATTTGAACCTTCAACGGTACAGGTCGGCGAtcgcaatttttacattattaaggGAAACGAAAACGTTATTACTCGCGAACAATGGCGAAAACAGCAAAGGGATATTTACCAAGTTCCTAAGCAGAGTCCGAAGAAGACGCGTCCGAATATTACGGTGACGAAATTGCTGGATGATAAGAAGAAGGaacaaagaaaagataaaataccCAATCAGCGATCGGTAGAAGAGAGCAATCAAAGTAATGGCGTTCACTCGCAGGATGTCATaagtaataatactttaatgcCGCCGCCTCTGAATCAACACCCTGAAAGTTCGGACGAGTGGGATACCGAAGATACCACGGGTTCGCAAAGTGACACCGCTTCggtaattatttgtttttttctgtttGTTTTTCTTCAGCTTTAAGAAGAACAGATCTAAGACAGAAATGATTGATGCGCTCTATAGGTCTCCAGTGGCTGCTCTAGCATGTCGTCAatgggaaagaaaaagaagggtCCTGCATTGATGACGAAAGtgctgaagaaaaagaagttaCGAAAAGCGAAAAAGAAAGTACCGCCCGTTCCATTAATTCCTGGAACAAAGATAGTTGTAGAAACATTGTCCACTAATACAAAAGCTAATGTGGTGTGGCAAGATGGTTCAGTAGAATTTGGTATTGAACATTGACTAttgtatattgatatttattagttgtatctaaattaaatttatttgaaatatataataaagtattttacaattaatataatttgtttataatattatcgatattatagACAGatattaaagaagataaaCAGTTTCAGTTATATTTCAGttttatgtatacacacacatatataaagttttgtaaCATATGATACtaatgtcatatattttttttaggcaTACCATCAACACAATTATATCCAATTCATCATTTGGATGACAAGGAATTTTTCCCAGGTGACTTTGTCGTAGACCAAAAGGAAGAATCTAGAATGTATGGTGTTGTACAAAGTGTCGATCATCAAGGCCGTACTGCTAAGATAAAATGGTTCCGAACATATACTTCTAGTCAAAATCCAGAGtgagtattatataaagaaaaaatttttctttccaacACCTTTTCTTATATGTTATCTCAAAACTTTCTGTTATCTTTGAATTTCTAGACGACTTTgtgctatataatttaaaataattacaaataaatggGGGAGGTAAAAGGAAAatggtaaaaatttttttaatttgttttacctTCTTTATCTAGGCCGATCTTCCTGGAGGAACGCGAAGTGAGCGTTTACGATTTGAAGGACCATCCAGATTTCCAGTACAGACCAGGAACTCTGGTAATCCGAATAGCGAATTTCGAGGGTGAGGATGCTGGATGCACCGCCGGTCAAGTGTTGGACAATTATCCAGAGGGACGAGTGAAAGTATGGTGGGTCGACGGTCATATTAGTATGTGTTGGCCGCAAGATTTATACAAGGTCGGGGAATACGATAGTGATGAAGGGGAATTATGGGATGATGTTTCATCCGAATCATCATGGGAGACAGAATTGGAGGATTGCTTCATCGCCGATAATGACGGCACCGAACAGACAGAATTGGAGAACATAAAACCAAAGTTAGCAGCGCACATTGAGAAGGCCAGGATTGCAATGTCTAGATTGGAAGAGATCTTTACGCAAAATCCGTCATTGCAGACAACAGAAGTGATGAGAAAACTTTTAGAAGTATATAAAGATTGCCGTTATATGGACAAATTGATGGGTACTTCGTTCTTTCACGAATGTCACTTCCAAGGGCTCCTCGAGCGGGTGAGAGAACGTGGTAGAGCGAATGTCGCGCAACGTATGGCCGATCAAGTAACGAGACTTTTCACACCCAAGTCCGAATGTCCGGAAGAATTCTtagataaagataatttaaagaattcaaGAAGCAGCGACGATCAGTGTGCAATTAGTGTACCAGAGAAGCAAGTCGCTACAATCATTAATAGATCAGAAATTGACAATACTATTAGTATCGAGAACAATACCAAAAAACAGGATGATGAGGAGCCggttaatcaattatttatacgtcCCAATCCCAATCCTGAGGATTCTGGATTGTATTCAGCAGAGAACTCAAAGAAGGAATCGGGATCGAGTGAGTCCAGTGGGGAATTCCTCATGAGCGAAGATGTTAATAATGTGCCAGAATGCTCGTCTACGTTGAGCAGCGCAAATTTGGCGGATAAGGTAGAAGCGAACAAGGTGAAAAAAGTGCCGACAAGTCTTGCGACTTCTCAAAATGTCGGAACGTCACACGTATGCGTGAAGCTGTGTAATCTGATAAAAGCGCAACTCGTATTGGCGCATGCTGAAGTGTCTAGGAGGTTCGGTTTAGGCAAAATGTCGTTGTCGGATGCGGAGAAAACTTCCCCGCGAAAAAAACAGAAGGgcgaggaagaggaggaacgCGTGGAGACGATGACGGATCCATCGGAGTGTCCCATCGAAATTCCACCGCCGGTTTATACCGAGGGCGAAGGCTTCTCTATAGAGGAAACCGCGCCCGATAGTCACAAATTCAAGCTGACCATGTTTCAGCCTACCGATCCGAGCAACTTCTTCAGAACTGTCTCCAAAGAGTTGAAGTTGCTAAAAAGCTCACTTCCGCCGGGTGTGTGGGTAAAGGGATTCGAGGACCGTATAGA is part of the Anoplolepis gracilipes chromosome 2, ASM4749672v1, whole genome shotgun sequence genome and harbors:
- the LOC140662921 gene encoding 2-aminoethanethiol dioxygenase isoform X2, whose translation is MIMASAIEVLAKQAMKTFGDRACQKSLDKLWSLMSKITAEDVKLDKNILDYVGRQSAPMCVMDIFENKDITIAIFVLKHGVTLPMHDHPGMHGLLKVISGIVELNSYSMRTKNDHVIKSNEEITAVKHRSISLNSNSSACILTPSEKNLHEIKCIQGPAAFLDILSPPYDVDEFGKGPRPCTFFKIVKSKLCTESADVFEEVEE
- the LOC140662921 gene encoding 2-aminoethanethiol dioxygenase isoform X1, translated to MIMASAIEVLAKQAMKTFGDRACQKSLDKLWSLMSKITAEDVKLDKNILDYVGRQSAPMCVMDIFENKDITIAIFVLKHGVTLPMHDHPGMHGLLKVISGIVELNSYSMRTKNDHVIKSNEEITAVKHRSISLNSNSSACILTPSEKNLHEIKCIQGPAAFLDILSPPYDVDEFGKGPRPCTFFKIVKSKLCTESADVFEEVQLSVIESPRDFYSSTLKYIGPPLKDYCNK
- the LOC140675224 gene encoding (E3-independent) E2 ubiquitin-conjugating enzyme UBE2O — encoded protein: MAAAANVAPENQYFYEDVVYRVDKRGNVIFGIVMENDDQDMSEESSDSEESLPKRKKGEIRMIWHPSGVEELVNCKKVHLADRTLMPGDVVRRMIKGKDTQRGYCRDIELTACVQVIGTKQVLTDIKSEDLIPLQEFATDMAVCMDSWVGGIRMTHFKLWLVTPDGSHCVINEMDSCVLGQLEETRDNDNDFPHSTEFYPGQSLWGPVHCLEDAQWIQCTKEMKAKRKLKPQKITKVIVEKVETDWVGVHWQCRAYSKDGAWSDQAQPKFVVEGEDLKKLKLLNVFEPSTVQVGDRNFYIIKGNENVITREQWRKQQRDIYQVPKQSPKKTRPNITVTKLLDDKKKEQRKDKIPNQRSVEESNQSNGVHSQDVISNNTLMPPPLNQHPESSDEWDTEDTTGSQSDTASVSSGCSSMSSMGKKKKGPALMTKVLKKKKLRKAKKKVPPVPLIPGTKIVVETLSTNTKANVVWQDGSVEFGIPSTQLYPIHHLDDKEFFPGDFVVDQKEESRMYGVVQSVDHQGRTAKIKWFRTYTSSQNPEPIFLEEREVSVYDLKDHPDFQYRPGTLVIRIANFEGEDAGCTAGQVLDNYPEGRVKVWWVDGHISMCWPQDLYKVGEYDSDEGELWDDVSSESSWETELEDCFIADNDGTEQTELENIKPKLAAHIEKARIAMSRLEEIFTQNPSLQTTEVMRKLLEVYKDCRYMDKLMGTSFFHECHFQGLLERVRERGRANVAQRMADQVTRLFTPKSECPEEFLDKDNLKNSRSSDDQCAISVPEKQVATIINRSEIDNTISIENNTKKQDDEEPVNQLFIRPNPNPEDSGLYSAENSKKESGSSESSGEFLMSEDVNNVPECSSTLSSANLADKVEANKVKKVPTSLATSQNVGTSHVCVKLCNLIKAQLVLAHAEVSRRFGLGKMSLSDAEKTSPRKKQKGEEEEERVETMTDPSECPIEIPPPVYTEGEGFSIEETAPDSHKFKLTMFQPTDPSNFFRTVSKELKLLKSSLPPGVWVKGFEDRIDLYSVMFRGPEKTPYEDGLFLFDFQLSADYPAAPPLCHYISYCSDRLNPNLYEDGKVCVSLLGTWSGRGTEVWTSSSTLLQVIVSIQGLILVSEPYFNEAGFEKQKGSQQGRENSRMYNEMVVLKLVQAQTKLLLHPPPVFKDIIIAHFKKHAQKLLQRLELWMEISEQHNNQHPLSPVTPTTFKEIADIDEKVLPEFPLIPASRGFCITLCKTLATFKEVLVKEKIIQRPRGWQSNENIMELRNNTANQCQEMSNSSNSKVAECNESSSGMSNTQESNKKLTLNGNQSTTKEVTSSSATNTLAAAPSETKKSFLSQNTS